Proteins encoded together in one Anopheles darlingi chromosome 3, idAnoDarlMG_H_01, whole genome shotgun sequence window:
- the LOC125957611 gene encoding ribonucleoside-diphosphate reductase subunit M2 isoform X2 gives MEEEKPVANESPMVVGGEETKENPSTALSEVEPEQPFDPSIEPLLMDNPRRFVIFPIQYPDIWQMYKKAEASFWTVEEVDLSKDMKDWDSLKPSERHFISHVLAFFAASDGIVNENLVERFSQEVQVTEARCFYGFQIAMENVHSEMYSLLIDTYIRDPKERDFLFNAIETLPCVKRKADWAMNWISSKKANYGERIVAFAAVEGIFFSGSFAAIFWLKKRGLMPGLTFSNELISRDEGLHCDFACLMFKYLVQKPSRKRVTDIIRDAVMIEQEFLTKALPVDMLGMNCELMSQYIEFVADRLLVELGCEKVYNTKNPFSFMEFISLEGKTNFFEKKVGEYQKWGVMANRLDNVFTLDADF, from the exons atggaggaggaaaagccCGTTGCCAACGAATCAccgatggtggtcggtggtgaggAGACGAAAGAGAACCCTAGTACCGCGCTGTCGGAAGTAGAGCCTGAGCAACCGTTCGATCCGTCGATTGagccgctgctgatggacaATCCGCGTCGTTTCGTCATCTTCCCGATTCAGTACCCCGACATCTGGCAAATGTACAAGAAG GCCGAAGCTTCTTTCTGGACGGTCGAAGAGGTGGATCTCTCAAAGGACATGAAAGACTGGGATTCACTGAAACCGAGTGAACGTCATTTCATCTCGCACGTGCTCGCCTTCTTTGCTGCCTCGGATGGTATCGTGAACGAAAATCTGGTTGAACGGTTCAGCCAGGAGGTGCAGGTGACGGAGGCCCGCTGTTTCTATGGTTTCCAGATCGCGATGGAAAACGTACACAGCGAAATGTACTCGCTTCTTATCGACACCTACATTCGGGATCCGAAAGAACG GGATTTCCTGTTCAATGCCATCGAGACGCTGCCGTGCGTGAAGCGTAAGGCGGACTGGGCGATGAACtggatctcgagcaagaaggcTAACTACGGCGAGCGTATCGTGGCGTTCGCTGCCGTTGAGGGTATCTTCTTCAGTGGCAGCTTTGCTGCCATCTTCTGGCTAAAGAAGCGTGGCCTGATGCCGGGTCTGACGTTCTCCAACGAGCTGATCTCGCGCGATGAAGGTTTACATTGCGACTTTGCCTGTCTCATGTTCAAGTATCTGGTACAGAAACCATCGCGCAAACGCGTAACGGATATCATCCGTGATGCAGTCATGATCGAGCAGGAGTTCCTGACGAAAGCACTGCCTGTCGATATGTTGGGTATGAATTGCGAGCTCATGTCGCAGTACATCGAGTTCGTGGCGGATCGTCTGTTGGTGGAGTTGGGCTGTGAGAAG gTGTACAACACGAAGAATCCGTTCAGCTTTATGGAGTTCATCTCGCTCGAGGGCAAGACGAACTTTTTCGAGAAGAAGGTAGGCGAGTACCAGAAGTGGGGCGTGATGGCAAACCGCCTGGACAATGTGTTCACCCTTGATGCAGACTTCTAA
- the LOC125957611 gene encoding ribonucleoside-diphosphate reductase subunit M2 isoform X1, translating to MVLEKENLSENMEIIKNTRKVLTESGANVAVPQAKANGVPMEEEKPVANESPMVVGGEETKENPSTALSEVEPEQPFDPSIEPLLMDNPRRFVIFPIQYPDIWQMYKKAEASFWTVEEVDLSKDMKDWDSLKPSERHFISHVLAFFAASDGIVNENLVERFSQEVQVTEARCFYGFQIAMENVHSEMYSLLIDTYIRDPKERDFLFNAIETLPCVKRKADWAMNWISSKKANYGERIVAFAAVEGIFFSGSFAAIFWLKKRGLMPGLTFSNELISRDEGLHCDFACLMFKYLVQKPSRKRVTDIIRDAVMIEQEFLTKALPVDMLGMNCELMSQYIEFVADRLLVELGCEKVYNTKNPFSFMEFISLEGKTNFFEKKVGEYQKWGVMANRLDNVFTLDADF from the exons ATGgttttggaaaaggaaaacctctCTGAAAACATGGAAATCATCAAG AATACTCGCAAAGTGCTGACGGAAAGTGGTGCAAACGTAGCCGTACCGCAGGCCAAAGCAAACGGCGTTCcgatggaggaggaaaagccCGTTGCCAACGAATCAccgatggtggtcggtggtgaggAGACGAAAGAGAACCCTAGTACCGCGCTGTCGGAAGTAGAGCCTGAGCAACCGTTCGATCCGTCGATTGagccgctgctgatggacaATCCGCGTCGTTTCGTCATCTTCCCGATTCAGTACCCCGACATCTGGCAAATGTACAAGAAG GCCGAAGCTTCTTTCTGGACGGTCGAAGAGGTGGATCTCTCAAAGGACATGAAAGACTGGGATTCACTGAAACCGAGTGAACGTCATTTCATCTCGCACGTGCTCGCCTTCTTTGCTGCCTCGGATGGTATCGTGAACGAAAATCTGGTTGAACGGTTCAGCCAGGAGGTGCAGGTGACGGAGGCCCGCTGTTTCTATGGTTTCCAGATCGCGATGGAAAACGTACACAGCGAAATGTACTCGCTTCTTATCGACACCTACATTCGGGATCCGAAAGAACG GGATTTCCTGTTCAATGCCATCGAGACGCTGCCGTGCGTGAAGCGTAAGGCGGACTGGGCGATGAACtggatctcgagcaagaaggcTAACTACGGCGAGCGTATCGTGGCGTTCGCTGCCGTTGAGGGTATCTTCTTCAGTGGCAGCTTTGCTGCCATCTTCTGGCTAAAGAAGCGTGGCCTGATGCCGGGTCTGACGTTCTCCAACGAGCTGATCTCGCGCGATGAAGGTTTACATTGCGACTTTGCCTGTCTCATGTTCAAGTATCTGGTACAGAAACCATCGCGCAAACGCGTAACGGATATCATCCGTGATGCAGTCATGATCGAGCAGGAGTTCCTGACGAAAGCACTGCCTGTCGATATGTTGGGTATGAATTGCGAGCTCATGTCGCAGTACATCGAGTTCGTGGCGGATCGTCTGTTGGTGGAGTTGGGCTGTGAGAAG gTGTACAACACGAAGAATCCGTTCAGCTTTATGGAGTTCATCTCGCTCGAGGGCAAGACGAACTTTTTCGAGAAGAAGGTAGGCGAGTACCAGAAGTGGGGCGTGATGGCAAACCGCCTGGACAATGTGTTCACCCTTGATGCAGACTTCTAA
- the LOC125957618 gene encoding protein nutcracker, which yields MAEEQSSTGLEDEPERSRSPLPLPTVAEEGEGYQPVPVKPWTDWDSMQLLVEDSNLLSLAPTLEATLRYFITHYPYPVTQISKCDLITLAICVVAFETGLSLDGCSLPPMFKPNQLSTYRSFDNRLVRYYGTHLPMAAFTNRSRTFSLDLCLLPGGALEDVQRCTLVAFDSSDLVIVSLIPAEGSSLPKGFSTALPISRYIPLVNIGRLTVCFQRMKELSRKLKDELFLPFRDIAYDSYQAFRYPSLMGLPEELKSKLVKYMDKRSQENLRVSYDESLRGCTYFSGG from the exons ATGGCCGAGGAACAGAGCTCGACGGGTTTGGAAGATGAACCGGAGAGAAGCCGGTCACCGTTGCCCCTGCCAACGGTTgccgaagaaggagaag GATATCAACCGGTTCCGGTCAAGCCATGGACCGACTGGGACTCGATGCAGCTCCTCGTCGAGGACAGCAACCTGCTTTCGCTTGCGCCAACACTGGAGGCAACGTTACGCTATTTCATCACACATTATCCCTATCCCGTTACCCAGATTAGCAAGTGCGATCTGATAACGCTCGCTATCTGTGTGGTCGCGTTCGAGACGGGTCTTTCGCTCGACGGATGCTCTTTGCCACCGATGTTCAAACCGAACCAGCTGTCGACGTACCGATCGTTCGACAACCGGCTCGTCCGCTACTACGGCACCCATTTGCCCATGGCAGCCTTTACCAACAGATCGAGAACGTTCTCGCTGGACCTATGTCTCCTGCCCGGCGGGGCGCTGGAAGATGTCCAGCGCTGCACTCTCGTTGCCTTCGATAGTAGCGATTTAGTGATAGTCAGTTTGATACCTGCCGAGGGCAGCAGTCTACCGAAAGGGTTCAGCACTGCCCTTCCCATCAGCCGGTACATACCGTTGGTCAACATTGGCCGGCTGACCGTGTGCTTCCAGCGGATGAAGGAGCTCTCGCGAAAACTGAAGGATGAACTGTTTTTGCCCTTCCGTGATATTGCCTACGATTCCTATCAAGCTTTTCGGTATCCATCGCTAATGGGACTGCCGGAGGAGTTGAAATCGAAGCTCGTGAAATACATGGACAAAAGGTCCCAGGAAAACCTGCGAGTTTCGTACGATGAATCGCTGCGCGGATGTACATATTTCTCTGGTGGTTAG
- the LOC125957594 gene encoding FACT complex subunit spt16 produces the protein MSNIVLDKDNFFRRIKRLYASWKEPDFSHDDSLSKVDCIMTAVGVDEESLYSKSTALQTWLLGYELTDTISVFCENSILFLTSKKKIDFLKQIEKEPEEGLPQIRLMIRDKNDKDKANYEKLCEAMKNSKAGKTVGVFTKDNFPGEFCENWRAFLKDKHFTNVDLSVPIGYIMCPKEDSELLTIKKACLVTIDLFNKYLKDQIMEIIDADKKVKHTKLSEGVETALTDKKYVSGVDTNQLDMCYPAIIQSGGNYSLKFSVFSDKNYLHFGSIICALGARYKSYCSNLVRTLLVNPTDTIQKHYNFLLNLEEELLKGLVPGKRLSEVYEMGLEYAKRSEPKLVDKLTKSFGFATGLEFRENSITIAPKCAAVLRKGMVFSLNVGLSGLENSEASDKESKVYALFVGDTVLVSEDAPAAVLTQSKKKIKNIGVFLKDDDEEDDEEEEQEKEKAPEILGRSGKRSTVLESKLRNEQSSEEKRKQHQKELAIALNEKAKERLAKQGGGKEAEKIRKSTVSYKSVNQMPREDEVKELKLYVDRKYETVIMPIFGVPVPFHISTIKNISQSVEGDYTYLRINFFHPGATMGKNEAGMYLNPDSTFVKEVTYRSTNSKEPGEIAAPSSNLNTAFRLIKEVQKRFKTREAEEREKEDLVKQDTLVMSQNKGNPKLKDLYIRPNIVSKRMTGSLEAHSNGFRYTSVRGDKVDILYNNIKSAFFQPCDGEMIILLHFHLKHAIMFGKKKHLDVQFYTEVGEITTDLGKHQHMHDRDDLAAEQAERELRHKLRTAFKSFCEKVESMTKQQIEFDTPFRELGFPGAPFRSTVLLQPTSGSLVNLTEWPPFVITLEDVELVHFERVQFHLRNFDMIFVFKNYQQKIAMVNAIPMNMLDHVKEWLNSCDIRYSEGIQSLNWTKIMKTITDDPEGFFANGGWTFLDPESEGEGDANSETEDEEDDAYEPTDDDDEEESDSEDYSEASEDDSGSEEDLGSDEESGKDWSDLEREAAEEDRNRENDGYEDRSASKKRSHHSSSKHSRRDKNHKDKHNDKHRSSSSSGKHDRNSSSSHKRSRDDSRDSGHNHKSKKSRK, from the exons ATGTCGAACATAGTGCTGGACAAAGATAATTTCTTCCGCCGGATAAAGCGTCTCTACGCAAGCTGGAAG GAACCGGACTTCAGCCACGATGATTCCCTGTCGAAGGTGGACTGCATCATGACGGCCGTCGGTGTGGACGAGGAATCACTCTACAGCAAATCGACGGCCCTGCAAACCTGGCTACTCGGATACGAGCTGACGGACACGATTAGCGTTTTCTGCGAGAACTCCATCCTCTTTCTTACgagcaagaagaagattgACTTTCTGAAACAGATCGAAAAGGAACCGGAAGAAGGATTGCCACAAATTCGGTTGATGATTCGGGATAAG AACGACAAGGACAAAGCGAACTACGAGAAGCTGTGTGAAGCGATGAAGAATTCGAAAGCGGGCAAGACGGTAGGGGTCTTCACGAAGGATAACTTCCCGGGAGAGTTTTGCGAGAACTGGCGTGCGTTCCTGAAGGATAAGCACTTTACCAACGTCGATCTGAGCGTTCCGATCGGTTACATCATGTGTCCGAAAGAGGATTCCGAGCTGCTAACGATCAAGAAGGCATGTTTGGTCACGATCGATCTGTTCAACAAGTACTTGAAGGATCAGATTATGGAAATCATTGATGCCGATAAG AAAGTGAAACATACAAAGCTATCGGAAGGTGTAGAGACGGCACTAACCGACAAAAAGTACGTCAGTGGTGTGGACACCAACCAGCTCGATATGTGCTACCCGGCGATCATCCAATCGGGTGGCAATTACAGCCTCAAGTTCAGTGTTTTTAGCGATAAAAACTATCTACACTTCGGATCGATCATCTGTGCGCTTGGCGCACGTTACAAATCGTACTGTTCCAACCTGGTTCGCACGCTGCTCGTCAACCCAACCGATACCATCCAGAAGCATTACAACTTTTTGCTCAACTTAGAGGAGGAACTGCTGAAAGGCCTGGTGCCCGGTAAGCGCCTCTCGGAGGTGTACGAGATGGGGCTGGAGTACGCGAAGCGATCCGAACCGAAGCTGGTCGATAAGCTGACGAAATCGTTCGGTTTTGCGACGGGGCTGGAGTTCCGCGAGAATTCAATTACGATCGCACCGAAATGTGCGGCCGTGCTGCGTAAGGGTATGGTATTCAGCCTGAACGTTGGTCTGTCGGGACTGGAAAATTCGGAAGCATCGGACAAGGAATCGAAAGTATACGCCCTGTTCGTCGGTGATACGGTGCTGGTGAGCGAAGACGCACCGGCCGCCGTGCTGACacagtcgaagaagaagatcaaaAACATCGGCGTGTTTCTgaaggatgacgacgaggaggatgatgaggaggaggagcaagaaaaggaaaaggctcCCGAGATTCTCGGACGCAGCGGCAAACGGTCGACGGTACTCGAGAGCAAGCTGCGTAATGAGCAAAGTTCGGAGGAGAAACgcaagcagcatcagaaggAGCTGGCGATTGCGCTGAATGAAAAGGCCAAGGAGCGACTGGCGAAGCAGGGTGGTGGCAAGGAGGCAGAGAAGATACGCAAATCGACCGTTTCGTACAAAAGCGTCAACCAGATGCCGCGCGAGGACGAAGTGAAGGAACTGAAGCTTTATGTCG ATCGTAAATACGAAACAGTGATTATGCCAATCTTCGGTGTACCGGTTCCGTTCCATATTTCGACTATCAAAAACATCTCCCAATCGGTGGAGGGTGATTACACGTACTTGCGAATCAACTTCTTCCATCCGGGTGCCACTATGGGCAAGAACGAGGCCGGAATGTACCTAAATCCGGACTCAACCTTTGTCAAAGAAGT TACTTATCGCTCAACCAACTCGAAAGAACCAGGAGAGATAGCAGCACCGTCGTCCAACCTGAATACCGCGTTCCGTCTCATCAAGGAGGTGCAGAAGCGATTCAAAACTCGCGAAGCCGAGGAGCGCGAAAAGGAGGATCTGGTCAAGCAGGATACGCTCGTAATGTCCCAGAACAAGGGTAACCCGAAACTGAAGGATCTGTACATTCGACCGAACATCGTGAGCAAGCGGATGACCGGTTCGTTAGAGGCACACTCGAACGGTTTCCGTTACACGTCGGTCCGCGGCGATAAGGTGGACATTCTGTACAACAACATCAAGAGCGCATTCTTCCAGCCATGCGACGGTGAGATGATCATTCTGCTGCACTTCCACCTGAAGCACGCGATCATGTTTGGCAAGAAGAAGCACCTTGATGTACAGTTCTACACGGAAGTGGGCGAAATCACGACCGATTTGGGTAAACACCAGCACATGCACGATCGAGATGATCTGGCAGCGGAACAGGCCGAGCGGGAGTTGCGTCACAAGCTGCGAACAGCGTTCAAGAGCTTCTGCGAGAAGGTCGAATCGATGACGAAACAACAGATCGAGTTCGACACACCGTTCCGAGAGCTTGGATTCCCGGGCGCTCCATTCCGCAGCACGGTACTTTTACAACCAACGTCTGGCAGTTTGGTAAACCTAACCGAATGGCCACCGTTTGTGATTACACTCGAGGACGTTGAGCTGGTGCACTTTGAGCGTGTGCAGTTCCATCTGCGTAACTTCGATATGATTTTCGTGTTTAAAAACTACCAGCAGAAGATAGCGATGGTTAACGCGATACCGATGAACATGCTCGATCACGTGAAGGAGTGGTTAAA ttCGTGTGACATTCGCTACTCAGAGGGTATACAATCGTTGAATTGGACAAAAATCATGAAAACCATCACCGACGATCCGGAAGGTTTCTTCGCTAATGGTGGCTGGACATTCCTTGATCCGGAGTCGGAGGGTGAAGGTGATGCCAACAGTGAGacggaagacgaagaggaTGACGCGTATGAAccaaccgatgacgacgatgaggaagaATCCGACTCCGAGGACTACTCGGAAGCCTCGGAGGATGATAGTGGGAGTGAAGAAG ATCTTGGCTCCGACGAAGAGTCCGGCAAGGATTGGTCCGATCTGGAGCGCGAGGCTGCTGAGGAAGATCGCAATCGCGAGAACGATGGATACGAGGATCGCAGTGCATCGAAGAAGCGTTCCCATCACAG CTCCTCCAAGCACAGCCGTCGGGATAAGAACCACAAGGATAAACATAACGAtaagcaccgcagcagcagcagtagcggcaagCACGatcggaacagcagcagcagccacaaacGTTCGCGAGACGACAGCCGTGACAGTGGCCATAACCATAAGAGCAAAAAATCCCGAAAGTAG